A genomic window from Caballeronia sp. SBC1 includes:
- a CDS encoding sulfite exporter TauE/SafE family protein, whose translation MTANLVFLVIGGSAIAGFVSGLAGFAFGLVAMVFWAWTLPPQMIGPMLVVGSLGGQVLTVGTVRRSIRVKLIAPMLAGGLIGVPIGAALLPWLDPVVFRLGVGVLLIVYCGLMLLAANLPTITISATRSMLADGGIGVIGGILGGIAGLVGPAPTVWCMLRGYPKDSQRAICQTFFIVMQTLTLVMYSVNGLISAETLMLFAWMMPSSLLFAWLGSRLYLRLSEHAFRRMLFVLLLASGVALLGSSLRHALQ comes from the coding sequence TTGACCGCCAACCTCGTGTTCCTGGTGATTGGAGGGAGCGCGATCGCGGGCTTCGTCTCGGGCCTGGCCGGTTTTGCATTCGGGCTTGTCGCGATGGTCTTCTGGGCGTGGACGCTACCACCGCAAATGATCGGGCCGATGCTCGTGGTCGGTTCGCTTGGAGGGCAGGTGCTGACGGTCGGGACCGTGCGGCGCAGCATCCGTGTGAAGCTGATCGCACCCATGCTAGCGGGCGGGCTGATTGGCGTGCCTATTGGGGCGGCGTTGTTGCCCTGGCTCGACCCCGTTGTGTTTCGGTTGGGGGTGGGTGTGCTGCTGATCGTGTATTGCGGCCTGATGCTGCTGGCGGCGAATCTGCCGACGATCACTATCAGCGCAACCCGCAGCATGCTCGCGGACGGCGGCATCGGCGTAATCGGCGGCATCCTTGGGGGAATAGCCGGTCTCGTGGGTCCGGCGCCCACGGTATGGTGCATGTTGCGGGGTTACCCGAAGGATTCGCAACGCGCGATCTGCCAGACGTTCTTCATCGTGATGCAGACGCTGACGCTTGTCATGTACAGCGTGAACGGACTCATCTCTGCTGAGACGCTTATGCTGTTCGCGTGGATGATGCCTTCGTCGTTGCTGTTCGCGTGGCTCGGGTCGCGGCTTTATTTGCGCCTCTCGGAGCACGCGTTTCGCCGCATGCTTTTTGTCTTGCTGCTCGCGTCGGGCGTGGCGCTGCTCGGTTCGTCGCTGCGGCATGCACTGCAGTGA
- a CDS encoding ABC transporter permease, giving the protein MSDMLTHGGSGHRKQAAVVPRSEVVREPAETREFSVVEKPLSLFERLYNQAWIRKLMILVLLAGIWEIYGRWLNNPLLFPTFSATIEAFFRSIASGELPGKAWASIHVLLIGYACGIVLAAALTAAAITSRIGTDFLETMTSMLNPLPAIALLPLALIWFGLGNGSLIFVLVHSVTWSVALNTHSGFLSVSNTLKMVGRNYGLRGGRYVLQILVPAAFPSILTGLKIGWAFAWRTLIAAELVFGVSAGSGGLGWFIYENKNMLDIANVFAGLFTVILIGLAVENLIFRVLERHTVQRWGMQS; this is encoded by the coding sequence ATGTCTGACATGCTCACGCACGGCGGTTCCGGTCATCGCAAACAGGCGGCGGTCGTGCCACGCTCCGAAGTGGTCCGCGAGCCGGCTGAAACGCGCGAATTCAGCGTGGTGGAAAAGCCGCTGTCGCTGTTCGAACGGCTCTACAACCAGGCATGGATTCGCAAGCTGATGATTCTCGTGCTGCTGGCGGGTATCTGGGAGATCTACGGTCGCTGGCTGAACAATCCGCTGCTGTTTCCCACCTTTAGCGCGACCATTGAAGCGTTCTTCAGGAGCATTGCAAGCGGCGAGTTGCCGGGCAAGGCGTGGGCATCGATCCATGTATTGCTGATCGGTTATGCCTGCGGGATCGTGCTCGCCGCTGCCCTCACTGCGGCCGCAATCACTTCGCGCATCGGCACCGATTTTCTAGAGACCATGACGTCCATGCTGAATCCGCTGCCCGCGATTGCGTTGCTTCCGCTCGCGCTGATCTGGTTCGGCCTGGGCAATGGCAGCCTCATTTTCGTACTGGTGCATTCAGTCACGTGGTCGGTGGCGCTGAACACACATTCAGGCTTTCTCTCGGTCAGCAACACGCTCAAGATGGTCGGCAGGAACTACGGTTTGCGCGGCGGCCGCTATGTGCTGCAGATTCTCGTGCCCGCGGCGTTCCCGAGCATCCTGACTGGCCTGAAGATCGGCTGGGCGTTTGCGTGGCGCACGTTGATCGCAGCCGAGCTCGTGTTTGGCGTGAGTGCGGGCTCGGGCGGGCTCGGATGGTTCATCTATGAGAACAAGAATATGCTCGATATCGCCAACGTCTTCGCCGGGCTTTTTACGGTGATCCTGATCGGGCTTGCCGTCGAGAATCTGATCTTCCGGGTACTGGAACGCCATACGGTGCAGCGCTGGGGCATGCAGTCCTGA
- a CDS encoding ABC transporter ATP-binding protein, producing the protein MRAAPDTAPYPDTSPLLAVRGVTLQYKTPKTLVMATYRVDFEVFRGDRFVLLGPSGCGKSTLLKSVGGYLAPTEGTISLKGKTVTRPGPDRMMVFQEFDQLLPWKTVRQNVMFPLQASRRLNGKEIEDRAMHYIDKVNLSAFADSYPHTLSGGMKQRVAIARGMAMEPDILLMDEPFAALDALTRRKMQDELLALWDETRFTVLFVTHSIPEAIKVGSRILLLSPHPGQVKAELETAATPEAAIALEKRIQHMLFEDEIERAENV; encoded by the coding sequence ATGCGCGCTGCGCCAGATACCGCCCCCTACCCCGACACCTCGCCGCTGCTCGCGGTACGCGGCGTCACACTCCAGTACAAGACGCCAAAGACACTCGTGATGGCCACGTATCGTGTGGACTTCGAAGTGTTTCGCGGCGACCGGTTCGTCCTGCTCGGGCCGTCCGGCTGCGGCAAGTCGACGTTGCTCAAGAGTGTCGGCGGATATCTCGCGCCCACTGAAGGCACGATCTCGCTGAAGGGCAAGACGGTCACGCGTCCGGGGCCAGACCGGATGATGGTGTTCCAGGAATTCGACCAGTTGCTGCCGTGGAAAACCGTGCGGCAGAACGTGATGTTTCCGTTGCAGGCGTCTCGTCGGCTCAATGGCAAGGAGATAGAGGACCGTGCGATGCATTACATCGACAAGGTCAATCTCTCCGCGTTCGCCGACAGCTATCCGCATACGCTATCGGGCGGCATGAAGCAGCGCGTTGCGATTGCGCGCGGGATGGCAATGGAACCGGACATTCTTCTGATGGACGAACCGTTCGCCGCGCTCGACGCCCTCACGCGACGCAAGATGCAGGACGAACTCCTCGCGCTTTGGGATGAAACGCGCTTCACCGTGCTGTTCGTCACGCACTCCATTCCCGAGGCTATCAAGGTCGGCAGCAGGATCTTGCTGCTCTCGCCTCACCCCGGTCAGGTCAAGGCGGAACTGGAAACCGCCGCAACGCCCGAAGCCGCCATTGCGCTTGAAAAGCGCATCCAGCACATGCTGTTCGAAGACGAAATAGAGAGGGCCGAAAATGTCTGA